The following proteins are encoded in a genomic region of Phycisphaera sp.:
- a CDS encoding metallophosphoesterase family protein: MRILACSDIHTSRPHAEAIVAHAGGVDVVVVAGDLANQHHGLEPTVDVLQAIEKPTVLVPGNNERPDALAVACAGWDSACVLHGEAATIGCVPFFGLGAGVPVTPFGAWSFDLTEDEAAKLLESCPEQAVIVSHSPPHGVLDVTSAGRHAGSLSVRAAMERVGSPLVVCGHIHDSGGRFERQSGAIVVNAGPVGFVIDLEAGEVSAL, translated from the coding sequence ATGCGCATCCTCGCCTGCTCGGACATCCACACCAGCCGCCCGCACGCCGAGGCTATCGTCGCGCACGCCGGCGGCGTTGATGTCGTGGTCGTTGCCGGGGATCTGGCCAACCAGCACCACGGGCTCGAGCCGACGGTGGACGTGCTCCAGGCCATCGAGAAGCCCACCGTGCTGGTGCCAGGGAATAACGAGCGGCCCGACGCGCTCGCCGTCGCGTGCGCAGGGTGGGACAGTGCTTGCGTGCTCCACGGCGAGGCGGCCACGATCGGGTGCGTGCCGTTCTTCGGTCTTGGCGCGGGTGTTCCCGTGACGCCGTTTGGGGCGTGGAGCTTCGACCTGACCGAGGACGAGGCGGCGAAATTGCTGGAGTCCTGTCCCGAACAAGCTGTGATTGTCAGCCACTCGCCACCGCATGGCGTGCTCGACGTGACCAGCGCCGGCCGGCACGCCGGGTCGCTTTCGGTGCGCGCGGCGATGGAGCGTGTGGGCTCGCCATTGGTGGTTTGCGGGCACATCCACGACAGCGGCGGGCGGTTCGAGCGTCAGAGTGGGGCGATCGTGGTGAACGCGGGGCCGGTGGGCTTCGTCATAGACCTGGAGGCCGGCGAAGTATCGGCGCTCTAG
- a CDS encoding sigma-70 family RNA polymerase sigma factor — MPATRLDQPEFAELFDRATPTLRLVAAAEVGRAHADDVVQQAAIIALQRLDRFEAGTDFRAWMAAITRGAARNHRRSEQARGRRERTPRLLPRRQPKPADNPTFEQHAPLFDALAELSPAQRECLLLRVVGEHTYEEIATILDIPAATARSHTYRARAHLLERLESRGDTP, encoded by the coding sequence ATGCCCGCCACGCGTCTGGACCAGCCCGAGTTCGCCGAGCTCTTCGATCGAGCCACGCCCACGCTGCGCCTGGTCGCGGCGGCCGAGGTGGGCCGGGCCCACGCCGACGACGTGGTGCAACAGGCCGCGATCATCGCGCTCCAGCGGCTCGATCGCTTCGAGGCCGGCACCGACTTTCGCGCCTGGATGGCCGCCATCACACGCGGTGCCGCTCGCAACCACCGCCGCAGCGAGCAGGCCCGCGGCCGCCGCGAACGAACGCCCCGGCTCCTCCCACGCCGCCAGCCCAAGCCCGCCGATAACCCCACGTTCGAGCAGCACGCGCCGCTCTTCGACGCGTTAGCCGAACTGTCCCCCGCCCAACGCGAGTGCTTGCTGCTGCGCGTGGTGGGCGAGCACACCTATGAAGAGATAGCCACCATCCTCGACATCCCCGCCGCCACCGCACGCAGCCACACCTATCGGGCACGCGCCCACCTGCTCGAACGCCTCGAATCGAGAGGCGACACCCCATGA
- a CDS encoding lamin tail domain-containing protein, translated as MATAQVDPIERGVQIVRVSFADGTIEIANTTDETIALDGWRLCSHDFNEARRYTGSTGLNGFSLDAGQSLTVFTNDDMPGGFPSGVNASDLGGAIAGPLDQDAFGMQVFFPGDDGTVRFGDSSDIADHIQWNVDGRDMGTSEQRTGQAVGEGLWTAAGEFIVTRTDSVEIELVSAVGELLHGPANYMVTDPVCRADLDMDGLLTIFDFLAFQNRFDGGEVSADIDMDGSLTIFDFLAFQNLFDAGCP; from the coding sequence ATGGCGACGGCGCAAGTCGACCCGATTGAGCGCGGCGTCCAGATTGTGCGCGTGAGCTTTGCCGACGGCACCATCGAGATCGCCAACACGACCGACGAGACGATCGCGCTCGACGGCTGGCGGTTGTGCTCCCATGACTTCAACGAGGCGCGCCGGTATACGGGCTCGACCGGGCTGAACGGGTTCAGCCTCGACGCCGGCCAGAGCCTGACGGTCTTCACCAACGACGACATGCCCGGTGGCTTCCCGTCCGGCGTGAACGCCAGCGATCTCGGCGGCGCGATTGCCGGGCCGCTCGACCAGGATGCCTTCGGTATGCAGGTGTTCTTCCCCGGTGACGACGGCACCGTGCGTTTCGGCGACAGCTCCGACATCGCCGACCACATCCAGTGGAACGTTGATGGCCGCGATATGGGAACATCCGAGCAGCGCACGGGCCAGGCCGTGGGTGAGGGTCTGTGGACCGCCGCGGGCGAGTTCATCGTGACGCGGACTGACTCTGTCGAGATCGAGCTGGTCTCGGCGGTTGGTGAGCTGCTCCACGGGCCGGCAAACTACATGGTGACGGACCCGGTTTGCCGGGCGGACCTGGACATGGATGGCTTGTTGACCATCTTCGACTTCCTGGCGTTTCAGAACCGGTTTGATGGAGGCGAGGTGTCGGCCGATATCGATATGGACGGGTCGCTGACCATCTTTGATTTCCTCGCGTTCCAGAACCTCTTCGACGCGGGTTGCCCGTAG
- a CDS encoding topoisomerase DNA-binding C4 zinc finger domain-containing protein — protein sequence MVHRTGRFGPFIATDLAEGESPEDGLILNIDKKGHVVAPSVPPIETELPCPTCEAPLNLRNGARGPWLSCSRFPKCRGRGKWSELDEKKQKELENKLEAHERENPTPIIERLDGTPLTDAKGKPLEHAPTISQLVLDTMPDDAVSTHERPVPKADAVAKSA from the coding sequence ATGGTCCACCGCACGGGCCGCTTCGGACCCTTCATCGCCACCGATCTGGCCGAGGGCGAGAGCCCCGAGGACGGCCTGATCCTGAACATCGACAAGAAGGGCCACGTCGTCGCGCCCTCGGTGCCGCCCATCGAGACCGAGCTGCCCTGCCCAACCTGCGAGGCCCCGCTCAATCTACGAAATGGCGCCCGCGGCCCGTGGCTGAGCTGCTCGCGCTTCCCCAAGTGCCGCGGCCGCGGAAAGTGGAGCGAACTGGACGAGAAGAAGCAGAAAGAGCTGGAAAACAAGCTCGAAGCCCACGAGCGTGAGAACCCCACGCCCATCATCGAGCGCCTCGATGGCACCCCCCTGACCGACGCCAAGGGCAAGCCCCTCGAGCACGCACCAACGATCTCGCAACTCGTCCTCGACACCATGCCCGATGACGCCGTCAGCACCCACGAGCGCCCGGTACCCAAAGCCGATGCCGTCGCCAAGTCGGCCTGA
- the miaA gene encoding tRNA (adenosine(37)-N6)-dimethylallyltransferase MiaA: MPLRPLIPVIAGPTAGGKTGLAIACAKLAEASGLTPHAAVISADAFQVYRGLDIASAKPTREERDGVPHHLIDIVEPTEPFTVAQWLELATQRIDEIEAAGGWPIIAGGTHLYIKALIDGLFDGPPADDALREQLRAMPPAELRAELELVDPQAAQRIHPADQRRTIRAIEVHRITGTPISDHQNQWDSGTGPLADRLLLVTLQWPTEAINTRINARVKAMVQAGLVEETRHLWEANRLGPQAAQALGTKQILAHLQSGFPLDSTIERTKIETRRFAKNQRTWLRRLASQAASSPKRLAFHPESEDAGTFTQTLVQQCFTTD; this comes from the coding sequence ATGCCCCTCCGCCCGCTCATCCCCGTCATCGCCGGCCCCACCGCCGGCGGCAAGACCGGCCTGGCCATCGCTTGCGCGAAGCTGGCCGAGGCGAGTGGCCTCACACCGCACGCGGCGGTCATCTCGGCCGATGCCTTCCAGGTCTACCGCGGCCTGGACATCGCCAGCGCCAAGCCGACGAGGGAAGAACGCGACGGCGTGCCCCACCACCTGATCGACATCGTCGAACCGACCGAACCCTTCACCGTGGCCCAGTGGCTGGAACTGGCGACACAGAGGATCGACGAGATCGAGGCCGCGGGCGGCTGGCCCATCATCGCCGGCGGCACCCACCTCTACATCAAGGCCCTCATCGACGGTCTGTTCGATGGCCCCCCCGCCGACGACGCCCTGCGCGAACAACTCCGCGCGATGCCACCGGCGGAACTCCGGGCCGAACTCGAACTCGTCGATCCCCAAGCCGCCCAGCGCATCCACCCCGCCGACCAACGCCGCACCATCCGCGCCATCGAGGTCCACCGCATCACCGGCACGCCCATCTCAGACCACCAGAACCAGTGGGACAGTGGGACCGGCCCCCTGGCCGACCGCCTGCTCCTGGTCACCCTCCAGTGGCCGACCGAGGCCATCAACACCCGCATCAACGCCCGCGTGAAGGCCATGGTCCAGGCCGGCCTGGTGGAGGAAACCCGCCACCTCTGGGAAGCCAACCGCCTGGGCCCGCAAGCCGCCCAGGCCCTGGGCACAAAACAAATCCTCGCACATTTGCAATCCGGATTTCCCCTCGATTCCACCATCGAGCGGACAAAAATCGAGACCCGCCGCTTTGCCAAGAACCAGCGCACCTGGCTCCGCCGCCTGGCCTCGCAGGCCGCCAGCAGCCCCAAACGGCTGGCATTCCATCCCGAATCCGAGGACGCGGGCACCTTCACACAAACTCTTGTGCAACAATGTTTTACAACGGATTAG
- a CDS encoding excinuclease ABC subunit UvrC produces the protein MADEPVNAEQSGEQDEGRAERLARLLKRARSLPAVPGVYLMKDARDVVVYVGKARKLPDRVASYFVPSADLGPAKGPMLDVVADVDFIECETEFEALLTENRLIKDIRPRFNVRLTDDKTFPYLVITQREDFPRVFVTRNPAGVRADGSTPEYMKGAKVFGPFVNAGALREAVQVAQRVFKFRDCKLDIVEGDPKNKYFRPCLLYSIGQCTAPCADKVTLTAYGEQVDRFVRFMGSKRSKMLVELRREMAEASKGLEFERAAELRDQIAAIEKLEERSTKRDGWQPETEIGYVDPEKGLRSLQKTLGLDEPPRVVEGFDIAHLGGNETVASKVCFVDGRPFKSEYRRFKIKGTGNDDYASIREVVSRRYREAGAGHELYPDVILIDGGLGQLHSAMEALREMDVPAPMVISLAKKEELIYVQEREAPIRLGRENFGLRLCQQVRDEAHRFARHYHHVLRRKRVVGE, from the coding sequence GTGGCCGACGAACCAGTGAACGCCGAGCAATCTGGAGAGCAGGACGAGGGACGTGCCGAGCGGTTAGCGCGGTTGCTCAAGCGTGCGCGGTCGCTGCCGGCGGTGCCGGGCGTGTACCTGATGAAGGATGCGCGGGATGTCGTGGTATATGTTGGCAAGGCTCGGAAGCTGCCGGATCGTGTGGCGAGCTACTTCGTGCCCAGCGCGGACCTTGGGCCGGCCAAGGGGCCGATGCTGGACGTGGTGGCGGATGTTGACTTCATCGAGTGCGAGACCGAGTTCGAGGCGCTGCTGACCGAGAACCGGCTGATCAAGGACATCCGGCCGCGGTTCAATGTTCGCTTGACGGACGACAAGACGTTCCCGTATCTGGTGATCACGCAGCGGGAGGACTTCCCGCGGGTGTTCGTGACGCGGAACCCCGCAGGCGTGCGGGCGGACGGTTCGACGCCCGAATACATGAAGGGCGCGAAGGTGTTCGGGCCGTTCGTGAACGCCGGGGCGCTGCGCGAGGCGGTGCAGGTGGCCCAGAGGGTGTTCAAGTTCCGCGATTGCAAGCTAGATATTGTCGAGGGCGATCCGAAGAACAAGTACTTCCGGCCTTGCTTGCTGTACAGCATCGGGCAGTGCACGGCCCCGTGCGCCGACAAGGTGACACTGACGGCGTATGGCGAGCAGGTGGATCGGTTCGTGCGGTTCATGGGCAGCAAGCGGAGCAAGATGCTCGTCGAGCTGCGGCGGGAGATGGCTGAGGCGAGCAAGGGGTTGGAGTTCGAGCGGGCGGCGGAATTGAGGGATCAGATCGCGGCGATCGAGAAGCTGGAGGAGCGGTCGACCAAGCGCGACGGGTGGCAGCCGGAAACCGAGATCGGGTATGTCGATCCGGAGAAGGGGTTGCGGAGCTTGCAGAAGACGCTGGGGCTTGACGAGCCGCCGCGCGTGGTCGAGGGGTTCGACATCGCGCACCTGGGTGGCAACGAGACGGTCGCGAGCAAGGTGTGCTTCGTGGATGGGCGGCCATTCAAGAGCGAGTACCGGCGGTTCAAGATCAAGGGCACGGGGAACGACGATTATGCGTCGATCCGGGAGGTTGTGAGCCGCCGGTATCGCGAGGCGGGCGCTGGGCACGAGTTGTATCCCGACGTGATTTTGATCGATGGCGGACTCGGGCAACTGCACTCGGCGATGGAGGCGCTGCGCGAGATGGACGTGCCGGCGCCGATGGTGATCTCGCTGGCGAAGAAGGAAGAGCTGATTTATGTGCAGGAACGGGAGGCTCCGATCCGGCTCGGGCGCGAGAACTTCGGGCTGCGGCTGTGCCAGCAGGTGCGCGACGAGGCGCACCGGTTTGCGCGGCATTACCACCACGTGTTGAGACGGAAGAGGGTCGTCGGCGAGTAG
- a CDS encoding patatin-like phospholipase family protein — MAKHDERPEVRCRALRSGEFAQSAADVVCPAGPVKPLTVLAISGGGKFGAFSAGYLTGWAERGDRPKFDVVTGISTGSLMAPLAFLGNDKADAALREIYTTVTTEKVYKKRLWVSIPFSKSLLSSKPLAELIEKHITKSVIKEVAEQGADRGLYVATVDLADGRLVIWDMVCIALANEYKLFRKVLLAASAVPMAFPPIKIKSGLRDDRQRHRWHVDGGLRENVFWRRELAQLSHVLESRRDDPSVPPARLYALINGQMRSQYREVDFGWVPMLGIARRSVGTMISEVAIGSLQKLYAEAFEAGVEFRFNYIRQFDGNPEWDDFDPEDMTALFEHGQELGRLEHWETQPPDEPIDG; from the coding sequence ATGGCCAAGCACGACGAACGCCCGGAGGTCCGCTGCCGTGCGCTGCGCAGCGGCGAATTCGCGCAGAGCGCGGCCGACGTGGTGTGCCCGGCGGGGCCGGTCAAGCCTTTGACCGTGCTGGCGATCTCGGGCGGCGGCAAGTTCGGGGCGTTCAGCGCGGGATATCTCACAGGCTGGGCCGAGCGCGGCGATCGGCCCAAGTTCGATGTGGTCACCGGCATCAGCACGGGCTCGCTCATGGCACCACTGGCGTTCTTGGGCAATGACAAGGCTGACGCGGCGCTGCGCGAGATCTACACCACCGTGACGACCGAGAAGGTCTACAAGAAGCGGCTGTGGGTGAGCATCCCGTTCAGCAAGTCGCTGCTGAGCTCGAAGCCGCTGGCCGAGCTGATCGAGAAGCACATCACCAAGAGCGTCATCAAGGAGGTCGCCGAGCAGGGTGCCGACCGCGGGCTGTATGTCGCGACGGTCGATCTTGCGGATGGCCGGCTGGTGATCTGGGACATGGTGTGCATCGCGTTGGCGAACGAGTACAAGCTGTTCCGCAAGGTGTTGCTCGCAGCGAGCGCGGTGCCCATGGCGTTCCCGCCGATCAAGATCAAGTCTGGCTTGCGCGACGATCGGCAGAGGCACCGCTGGCACGTCGATGGCGGGCTGCGCGAGAACGTTTTCTGGCGGCGCGAGCTGGCGCAACTATCGCACGTGCTCGAATCGCGGCGCGACGATCCGAGCGTGCCGCCGGCCCGGCTGTACGCGCTCATCAACGGGCAGATGCGAAGCCAATACCGCGAGGTCGACTTCGGCTGGGTGCCCATGCTGGGCATCGCCCGACGGTCGGTGGGCACGATGATCAGCGAGGTCGCCATCGGCAGCCTGCAGAAGCTCTACGCCGAGGCGTTCGAGGCCGGCGTCGAGTTCCGGTTCAACTACATCCGCCAGTTCGATGGCAACCCCGAGTGGGACGACTTCGATCCCGAGGACATGACCGCCCTGTTCGAGCACGGGCAGGAACTGGGGCGATTGGAGCACTGGGAGACCCAGCCGCCGGACGAGCCAATAGACGGGTAG
- a CDS encoding class I SAM-dependent methyltransferase codes for MSALHTQNLPTESTPPATWQPKAPRLPLVPQLRERLLDRTAAWLAAHGVKRIALYPGGRHTRAIIRQPWLFHGIEVAAVLDDQPERDHLAGVCVLSPTQAAQSPTFQAVVLSATEHEDTLRDRAHAAFAGTAVKVVSLYLPDDSLWDANTTVERLVARGIPLDDARWLVDNRGERHDALLPIIPPARTELHARRYELAADIALENNARRIADVASGTGYGSRLLATIADATTDGVDLDPDAIEYARRHHACEGRCAFHAADACDTPLNSNTYDLAASFETIEHVQNATGLIAELHRILKPGGTLVISTPNRIGPTPYHVHDFGLPEFSAMVESCLTVERWIGQNATDEVYSPGLPPGMWAIDRAAAMDERWTGLGGGGGGKPQFLIAIARKTGSSRTTPVDHIDAIVSWLHQRR; via the coding sequence GTGAGCGCCTTGCATACGCAGAACCTGCCGACCGAGTCCACGCCACCCGCCACATGGCAGCCCAAGGCCCCGCGCCTGCCGCTCGTGCCCCAGCTCCGCGAGCGACTGCTCGACCGCACCGCCGCCTGGCTGGCCGCTCATGGCGTGAAACGCATCGCCCTCTACCCCGGCGGCCGCCACACCCGTGCCATCATCCGCCAGCCCTGGCTGTTCCACGGCATCGAGGTCGCCGCCGTCCTCGACGACCAGCCCGAGCGCGACCACCTCGCCGGCGTTTGTGTCCTCTCGCCAACCCAAGCCGCCCAGAGCCCGACCTTCCAGGCCGTCGTCCTCAGCGCCACCGAGCACGAAGACACGCTCCGCGATCGCGCCCACGCCGCCTTCGCCGGCACAGCGGTCAAGGTCGTCTCGCTCTACCTGCCCGACGATTCCCTCTGGGACGCCAACACGACCGTCGAACGCCTCGTCGCCCGCGGCATCCCTCTCGACGATGCCCGCTGGCTCGTCGACAACCGCGGCGAGCGTCACGATGCCCTGCTGCCCATCATCCCTCCCGCGCGGACCGAGCTGCACGCGCGTCGGTACGAGCTCGCCGCAGACATCGCACTCGAGAACAACGCCCGGCGCATCGCCGACGTTGCCAGCGGGACCGGCTACGGCTCACGGTTGCTCGCGACGATCGCCGACGCCACCACCGACGGCGTCGACCTCGACCCCGACGCCATCGAGTACGCCCGCCGCCACCACGCGTGCGAGGGTCGCTGCGCGTTCCACGCCGCCGACGCCTGCGACACACCCCTGAACTCCAACACCTACGACCTGGCCGCCAGCTTCGAGACCATCGAGCACGTCCAGAACGCAACGGGGCTCATCGCGGAATTGCACCGCATCCTCAAGCCCGGCGGCACGCTGGTCATCAGCACGCCCAACCGTATCGGCCCCACGCCCTACCACGTCCACGACTTCGGCCTTCCCGAGTTCTCGGCGATGGTCGAGAGCTGCCTCACCGTCGAGCGTTGGATCGGCCAGAACGCCACCGATGAGGTGTATAGCCCAGGCCTGCCCCCCGGCATGTGGGCCATCGACCGGGCGGCCGCCATGGACGAGCGATGGACCGGTCTGGGTGGGGGCGGCGGCGGCAAGCCCCAGTTCCTCATCGCCATCGCGCGCAAGACCGGCAGCTCGCGGACGACACCCGTCGATCACATCGACGCCATCGTCTCTTGGCTGCACCAACGGCGTTGA
- the trpS gene encoding tryptophan--tRNA ligase: MTTKPRILTGDTPTGQLHLGHLVGSLESRVALQDEYDCFFLIANMHAYTTRADKPAGIRESTFEIVKDWLAVGMDPSRAVFVLQTEVPAIAELTWFFAMLLPFNRVMKNPTLKTEIKDKDLGDTYSFGFPMYAVGQCADILAFRPELVPVGEDQVAHIEMCREAARRFNQVYCGVDPHAEDHEHEALGGVFPIPQAKVGRIGRLVGTDGKQKMSKSLNNAIMLGDTFKQIKKKMGQLYTGRQTMDEPGDTTNALFDYVRAFIRDETRVKELETKYAAGDNIGDGHIKVEVAQAIDELIAPIREKRAELAGEAGDKVVLEILRDHSNKANAVAEDTLARAKAAMGLDFFGRELRFPR; this comes from the coding sequence ATGACCACCAAACCCCGAATCCTCACCGGCGACACCCCCACCGGCCAGCTCCACCTGGGCCACCTGGTGGGCAGCCTCGAGAGCCGCGTCGCGCTCCAGGACGAGTACGACTGCTTCTTCCTCATCGCCAACATGCACGCCTACACCACCCGGGCCGACAAGCCGGCGGGCATCCGCGAGAGCACCTTCGAGATCGTGAAAGACTGGCTGGCCGTCGGCATGGACCCCAGCCGCGCCGTGTTCGTGTTGCAGACCGAGGTCCCCGCCATCGCCGAACTCACGTGGTTCTTCGCCATGCTGCTGCCCTTCAACCGCGTCATGAAGAACCCGACGCTCAAGACCGAGATCAAGGACAAGGACCTGGGCGACACCTACTCCTTCGGCTTCCCCATGTACGCCGTCGGCCAGTGCGCCGACATCCTCGCCTTCCGCCCCGAGCTCGTACCAGTGGGCGAGGACCAGGTCGCCCACATCGAGATGTGCCGCGAGGCCGCGAGGCGTTTTAACCAGGTCTATTGCGGCGTCGACCCGCACGCCGAGGACCACGAGCACGAGGCCCTGGGCGGCGTGTTCCCGATCCCCCAGGCCAAGGTCGGCCGCATCGGGCGATTGGTCGGCACCGACGGCAAACAAAAGATGTCCAAGAGCCTGAACAACGCCATCATGCTGGGAGACACTTTCAAGCAGATCAAGAAGAAGATGGGCCAGCTCTATACCGGGCGCCAGACCATGGACGAGCCCGGCGACACCACCAACGCCCTCTTCGACTACGTCCGCGCCTTCATCCGCGACGAGACCCGCGTGAAGGAACTCGAGACCAAGTACGCCGCCGGCGACAACATCGGCGACGGCCACATCAAGGTCGAGGTCGCCCAGGCCATCGACGAGCTCATCGCCCCCATCCGCGAGAAACGCGCCGAGCTCGCGGGCGAGGCGGGCGACAAGGTGGTGTTGGAGATCCTTCGCGACCACTCCAACAAGGCTAACGCCGTGGCCGAAGACACACTGGCAAGAGCGAAGGCGGCGATGGGGCTGGATTTCTTCGGGCGGGAGTTGCGGTTTCCGAGGTAA
- a CDS encoding glycosyltransferase — MRVTTIIPSRGTPGGPLARCVAALLAGRDARLRIIASIDAPDAPDELEPLTRDGSVKVVAGEQGGPGAARNRALEYAEGDLVLFLNDDVVPAPRLVDHHRAAHRDGLPKLVLGDAPFAVPGEDRVIDRLTRETALLFFYSDMNSMERDRDWSFRHAWTLNLSVPRAICEPFDGRLSHPMFDDLEWAYRVTTDNGAPVLYRPEASVTHHHRYEPAQILAREALLGHQALALHRTNPACATAVFGDRFDGSPASTSDAQALITADAAQEYAHFEAVATRPALSANIHDLFARARTWRMAARAAGYLAAVNGKPSPTAASIFPVGTGV; from the coding sequence ATGCGCGTGACCACCATCATCCCAAGCCGGGGAACACCCGGCGGCCCCCTCGCCCGTTGCGTCGCGGCGTTGCTCGCCGGGCGCGACGCCAGGCTCCGCATCATCGCGAGCATCGATGCCCCAGACGCCCCCGACGAGCTCGAACCCCTGACGCGCGACGGCTCGGTGAAGGTTGTCGCCGGCGAGCAGGGCGGGCCAGGAGCCGCGCGCAACCGGGCGCTCGAGTACGCCGAGGGTGATCTTGTACTGTTCTTGAACGACGACGTGGTCCCCGCGCCGCGGCTCGTCGACCACCACCGCGCCGCGCATCGCGACGGCTTGCCGAAGCTCGTCCTGGGCGATGCCCCCTTCGCCGTGCCGGGCGAAGATCGCGTCATCGACCGTCTCACGCGCGAGACGGCCCTCCTGTTCTTCTACAGCGACATGAACTCGATGGAGCGGGATCGAGACTGGAGCTTCCGCCACGCGTGGACGCTCAACCTCTCGGTGCCGCGTGCGATCTGTGAGCCCTTCGACGGCCGGCTCAGCCATCCGATGTTCGACGACCTCGAATGGGCCTACCGCGTCACCACCGACAACGGCGCGCCCGTGCTCTACCGCCCCGAGGCCAGCGTAACCCACCACCACCGCTACGAGCCCGCGCAGATCCTGGCGCGCGAGGCCTTGTTGGGCCACCAGGCCCTGGCCCTGCACCGCACCAACCCCGCCTGCGCCACCGCCGTCTTCGGTGATCGCTTCGACGGCTCGCCGGCTTCGACCAGCGACGCCCAGGCCCTCATCACCGCCGACGCCGCGCAGGAATACGCGCACTTCGAGGCTGTAGCCACGCGACCCGCGCTGAGCGCTAACATCCACGACCTCTTCGCCCGCGCCCGCACCTGGCGCATGGCCGCCCGTGCCGCCGGCTATCTGGCTGCCGTCAATGGCAAGCCGTCACCCACGGCTGCCAGCATCTTCCCCGTTGGAACGGGCGTGTGA
- a CDS encoding LysR family transcriptional regulator codes for MELTPLRYLRAIADAGTMTVAAQRLGLSQPTLSAAVRKLEEELGVDLFSRTGRGLTPTEACLTLLEHTDQAVRNVDAGVRAVRALAGLEAGTVRIGAGATVVTYLLPGVVERFRRKHRDLRVSVREAGSSQVAEALLKGELDLGVVTLPVNIPGSGELMTVARAQDELRLILPPGHALAGHTDFAWEELAGEAVVGFEAGSSVRAVIDQAAIAHGVHLEVVVELRSIEGIARMVQAGVGVGFVSRMALSETTGLACRDGRLLRGLALVRRRDRAPSPAAAAFEQDLHAAMATAS; via the coding sequence ATGGAACTCACCCCCCTCCGATACCTCCGCGCCATCGCCGACGCGGGCACCATGACGGTCGCCGCCCAGCGGCTGGGGCTCAGCCAGCCGACGCTGTCGGCCGCGGTCCGAAAGCTTGAGGAGGAGTTGGGCGTCGACCTGTTCAGCCGCACGGGGCGGGGGTTGACGCCGACCGAGGCGTGCCTCACGCTGCTCGAGCATACCGACCAGGCGGTGCGCAACGTCGACGCAGGAGTGCGGGCGGTGCGGGCGCTGGCGGGGCTCGAGGCCGGGACGGTGCGCATCGGCGCGGGGGCGACGGTGGTGACGTATCTGCTGCCCGGCGTGGTCGAGCGGTTCCGCCGCAAGCACCGCGACCTGCGGGTCAGCGTGCGCGAGGCGGGCAGCAGCCAGGTGGCCGAGGCGCTGCTGAAGGGCGAGCTAGACCTGGGCGTGGTCACGCTGCCGGTGAACATTCCTGGGAGTGGCGAGCTGATGACCGTGGCACGGGCGCAGGATGAGCTGCGGCTGATCCTGCCGCCCGGGCATGCGCTCGCGGGGCACACCGACTTTGCGTGGGAGGAGCTCGCGGGCGAGGCGGTCGTCGGCTTCGAGGCCGGCAGCAGCGTGCGAGCGGTGATCGATCAGGCGGCCATCGCGCACGGCGTGCATCTCGAGGTCGTCGTGGAGCTACGCTCGATCGAGGGCATCGCACGCATGGTGCAAGCGGGCGTGGGGGTTGGGTTCGTCAGCCGGATGGCCCTGAGCGAGACAACCGGATTGGCGTGCCGGGACGGCCGATTGCTGCGCGGGCTCGCCCTCGTGCGGCGGCGCGACCGCGCGCCCTCGCCCGCGGCGGCGGCGTTCGAGCAGGATCTCCATGCGGCGATGGCAACAGCGTCGTAG
- a CDS encoding methylated-DNA--[protein]-cysteine S-methyltransferase, which yields MPPTLTTTTLTSPVGVLTLASITNADGPRVALVEFGHRAPAAMDALATLFDAEVKPSVDPPECPALALLMRELAAYFTGDLREFTVPLELAGTAFQSSVWNALLDIPYAQTISYGDLARAIGKEPGASRAVGAANGANRLAIVVPCHRVVAADGSLHGYGGGLDRKRWLIDHERTAVGGLFASAS from the coding sequence ATGCCCCCCACCCTCACCACCACCACCCTCACCAGCCCCGTGGGCGTCCTCACCCTGGCCTCCATCACCAATGCCGACGGCCCCCGCGTCGCCCTGGTCGAGTTCGGCCACCGGGCCCCGGCGGCCATGGACGCCCTGGCCACCCTCTTCGATGCGGAGGTCAAACCCAGCGTCGACCCGCCCGAGTGCCCGGCCCTGGCCCTGCTCATGCGGGAGCTGGCCGCCTACTTCACCGGCGACCTGCGCGAGTTCACCGTGCCCCTCGAGCTGGCCGGCACCGCCTTCCAGAGCTCGGTGTGGAACGCCCTGCTCGACATCCCCTACGCCCAGACCATCAGCTACGGCGACCTGGCGAGGGCCATCGGCAAGGAGCCCGGGGCCTCGCGGGCGGTCGGGGCGGCCAACGGGGCCAACCGGCTGGCCATCGTCGTGCCGTGCCACAGGGTGGTGGCCGCCGACGGCAGCCTGCACGGCTACGGCGGGGGCTTGGATCGCAAACGCTGGCTCATCGACCACGAGCGCACGGCCGTGGGCGGCCTGTTCGCGTCGGCGAGCTGA